One window from the genome of Halonatronomonas betaini encodes:
- a CDS encoding peptidoglycan DD-metalloendopeptidase family protein translates to MSSKLKVLALLMIMLLAITTVAEAGVLRNGDRGSAVEELQQNLSDLGYDISADGIFGAGTEQALRDFQESAGLSVDGVYGDQTRQALKEELNSNSSEDNIYTVQPGDTLTIIAINHDVSLNELRVANDVDGSTIHPGDELVIPGENGSLTGQGGEESEVEEITHNVRSGEALSTIARQHDTDVATIREYNNITGDVIRAGDELVIPVSSRNSSSQRSSSSTNFDWPVEGNITSDYGNRRHPVSGRNDFHSGVDIAAPHGTTVQAAASGTVSFVGWMGGYGRVVIIDHGNGYETLYAHNSQILVNEGQNVNRGSAIARVGTSGVATGPHVHFEIHQNGNHQNPMNFLR, encoded by the coding sequence TTGTCGTCAAAGTTAAAGGTTTTAGCTTTATTAATGATTATGCTTTTAGCTATAACAACTGTAGCTGAAGCAGGGGTTCTTAGAAATGGAGATAGAGGCTCAGCCGTTGAAGAACTCCAGCAAAATTTAAGTGATTTAGGTTATGATATCAGTGCTGATGGAATATTTGGTGCTGGTACTGAGCAAGCATTAAGGGATTTTCAAGAATCTGCAGGATTATCTGTAGATGGAGTTTACGGAGATCAGACCAGACAGGCTTTAAAAGAAGAACTTAATAGTAACTCATCTGAAGATAACATATATACTGTACAACCTGGAGATACATTAACAATTATTGCAATTAATCATGATGTATCATTAAATGAATTAAGAGTAGCCAATGATGTTGATGGGAGTACGATTCACCCTGGAGATGAATTAGTCATTCCTGGCGAAAATGGTAGTTTAACAGGACAGGGCGGAGAGGAATCAGAGGTAGAAGAGATAACTCATAATGTTAGAAGTGGTGAGGCTTTATCAACAATAGCCAGGCAACATGATACTGATGTTGCCACAATTAGAGAATATAACAATATTACTGGAGATGTAATCCGAGCAGGAGATGAATTAGTAATACCTGTATCATCAAGAAATAGTTCATCACAGAGGTCAAGTTCTTCGACGAATTTTGATTGGCCAGTTGAAGGAAACATTACATCTGATTATGGAAATCGGAGACATCCTGTTAGTGGACGCAATGATTTTCACAGTGGTGTAGATATTGCAGCTCCACACGGAACTACTGTACAGGCAGCAGCTTCAGGAACTGTTAGTTTTGTTGGCTGGATGGGTGGATATGGTCGTGTTGTAATAATTGATCATGGCAATGGCTATGAAACATTGTATGCCCATAATTCTCAGATTCTGGTTAATGAAGGCCAGAATGTTAATAGAGGGAGTGCAATTGCAAGAGTTGGTACAAGTGGAGTTGCCACAGGCCCCCATGTGCATTTTGAGATCCATCAGAATGGCAACCATCAAAATCCTATGAACTTCTTAAGATAG
- a CDS encoding radical SAM protein, with protein MKYVKGVVLSRRLGRSLGINLLPDLICSEDCIYCECGTTRNLTLERKEYAPTDQVISELDRFLKKRPVADYITFSGLGEPTLHSGIGKIIDYLKDNYADYKIALLTNSSLLHKAEVRAEIKRLDLIVPSLDAGTEKTFKKICRPAEGLTLQLILDGIEAVSNEFNGEIRLEILFLKGVNDSDREVNELVDKIKDFKIDKVDINTLNRAPAVSGYKPVSKERLIKISEKIPFKTEIYI; from the coding sequence ATGAAATATGTTAAGGGTGTCGTTTTATCAAGAAGATTGGGTAGATCTTTAGGAATTAATCTTCTGCCTGATCTAATTTGCAGTGAAGATTGTATTTATTGTGAATGTGGAACTACCCGGAATCTTACTCTGGAAAGAAAGGAATATGCTCCAACTGATCAAGTTATTTCTGAACTAGATAGATTCCTGAAAAAAAGACCAGTTGCAGATTATATTACATTCTCTGGATTAGGAGAACCGACTTTACATTCAGGTATTGGAAAGATTATTGATTATTTAAAAGATAATTATGCAGATTATAAAATAGCATTATTGACAAATAGTTCCCTATTACATAAAGCTGAAGTTAGAGCTGAAATTAAAAGGTTGGATTTAATTGTACCTTCACTGGATGCTGGCACTGAAAAGACTTTTAAGAAGATTTGTAGACCGGCAGAGGGTTTGACTTTACAATTGATTTTAGATGGGATTGAGGCTGTTTCTAATGAGTTTAATGGGGAAATCAGGCTAGAGATCCTTTTTCTAAAGGGTGTTAATGACAGTGATAGGGAAGTCAATGAGCTTGTAGATAAGATTAAAGATTTTAAAATTGATAAGGTTGATATTAATACATTAAATCGTGCGCCAGCAGTTTCTGGATATAAGCCAGTTAGTAAAGAGAGACTGATTAAAATTTCAGAGAAGATTCCTTTTAAAACTGAAATTTATATTTAA
- a CDS encoding M42 family metallopeptidase, producing the protein MLLEKMINATGISSREKEIRDLIREEIKDNVDEIYTDKMGNLIASKGKEKDGPKVMLAAHMDEVGLMITEITSDGLLKFQPVGGIDKRVLVSKPVLVGEDKMAGVIGAKAIHLQKKSERDKPIDFDNLYIDIGVNSKKEAEKHVDLGDVAVFSTKYEELGNGRVIGKAFDDRVGCSIIAELTEYDFDMPVYFVFTVQEEVGLRGAGVAAFDIAPDLALVLEGTTAADVPENKEHRYSTSVGKGPALTLMDRTVIADKNILTGLIEVAEDNGIDYQFRRTDAGGNDAGAISLSREGVPSAVISLPCRYIHSPLSLIDLDDYNKMNKLVKLYLERLARKGI; encoded by the coding sequence ATGTTATTAGAGAAGATGATTAATGCAACCGGTATATCAAGTCGAGAAAAAGAGATTAGAGATTTAATTAGAGAAGAAATCAAGGATAATGTTGATGAGATATATACTGATAAAATGGGTAACTTAATTGCCAGCAAGGGAAAAGAAAAAGATGGGCCAAAAGTTATGCTGGCAGCTCATATGGATGAAGTTGGCCTTATGATAACTGAGATAACCAGTGATGGCTTATTGAAATTCCAACCAGTTGGCGGTATTGATAAAAGAGTTTTAGTATCCAAACCTGTGCTTGTCGGTGAAGATAAAATGGCAGGTGTGATTGGAGCCAAGGCTATTCATCTCCAGAAAAAGAGTGAAAGAGATAAACCTATTGATTTTGATAACCTCTATATTGATATTGGGGTAAATAGCAAAAAAGAAGCTGAAAAGCATGTTGATTTAGGGGATGTTGCAGTCTTTTCCACTAAATATGAAGAATTAGGAAATGGCAGAGTAATTGGTAAGGCCTTTGATGATAGAGTTGGCTGTTCAATTATTGCTGAGTTAACTGAATATGATTTTGATATGCCAGTATATTTTGTCTTTACTGTTCAGGAAGAGGTTGGACTGAGAGGAGCTGGTGTTGCTGCTTTTGATATTGCACCTGATCTTGCTCTAGTTTTAGAGGGAACCACAGCAGCTGATGTTCCGGAAAATAAAGAGCATAGATATTCAACTTCAGTTGGCAAAGGTCCTGCTTTAACTCTAATGGATAGAACTGTAATTGCCGATAAAAATATTCTTACTGGCTTAATTGAGGTTGCTGAAGATAATGGTATAGATTATCAATTCAGGAGAACTGATGCTGGTGGAAATGATGCAGGTGCAATCAGCTTAAGCCGAGAAGGAGTTCCATCTGCTGTGATTTCACTTCCCTGCAGATATATACATTCGCCATTATCTTTAATTGATTTAGATGATTATAATAAAATGAACAAACTGGTAAAATTATATTTAGAGAGATTAGCAAGGAAGGGGATATAG
- a CDS encoding M42 family metallopeptidase, translating into MLEILERVTAGFGPAGQEKNIRELIKTEIEGYVDELKVDNMGNLIAIKKGNGEGQKIMLAAHMDEIGIMITHIDDDGFLRFTTVGGVNPKHLVNRNFVFEDGTVGTVGVEKLDSYKDLKLDKLFLDIGAENKEKARETVGIGDVAVYQKKFNNNGQRVISNSLDDRAGCAVLISLLKEMDDSINDIYAVFTVQEEVGTRGAGPAAFGIEPDLALAVDVTGTGDTPEAHTMDVKLGNGAAIKVMDRGSIAHPGIKKMLAELAEENEISYQYEVLEFGATDARAIQLSRGGVPSGTLSIPTRYIHSPSEILDLDDLRDCTNLLIKFVECEKLAKIYKK; encoded by the coding sequence ATGCTGGAAATATTAGAAAGAGTAACTGCTGGATTTGGTCCTGCTGGACAGGAAAAAAATATTAGAGAATTAATTAAAACAGAAATAGAAGGTTATGTTGATGAATTAAAGGTTGACAATATGGGTAATTTAATTGCAATTAAAAAGGGCAATGGCGAGGGTCAAAAGATAATGCTGGCAGCCCATATGGATGAGATTGGTATTATGATAACCCATATTGATGACGATGGATTCCTGAGATTTACAACTGTCGGTGGGGTAAACCCGAAACATCTTGTAAATAGGAATTTTGTTTTTGAAGATGGGACAGTTGGTACAGTTGGGGTTGAGAAATTGGATTCATATAAAGATTTAAAATTGGATAAATTATTTCTTGATATAGGTGCTGAAAACAAAGAAAAAGCCAGAGAGACAGTTGGTATTGGAGATGTAGCAGTATATCAGAAGAAATTTAATAATAACGGTCAAAGAGTTATTTCCAATAGCCTGGATGACAGAGCGGGGTGTGCAGTTTTAATATCATTATTAAAAGAAATGGATGATTCTATCAATGATATCTATGCTGTTTTTACCGTTCAGGAAGAGGTTGGTACCAGAGGAGCAGGACCGGCTGCCTTTGGAATTGAGCCTGATCTGGCCCTGGCTGTAGATGTTACAGGAACAGGAGATACACCTGAGGCCCATACAATGGATGTAAAATTAGGTAATGGTGCAGCCATTAAGGTTATGGATAGAGGGAGTATTGCCCATCCAGGAATTAAAAAGATGCTTGCTGAACTGGCAGAAGAAAATGAGATATCATACCAGTACGAAGTTTTGGAATTTGGGGCAACAGATGCCAGAGCAATTCAGTTAAGTAGAGGTGGAGTGCCGAGTGGAACTCTATCGATTCCGACCAGATATATTCATAGCCCATCTGAAATTCTGGATTTAGATGATTTAAGAGACTGTACAAATCTATTAATTAAATTTGTTGAATGCGAAAAACTTGCAAAAATCTATAAAAAATAA
- the rd gene encoding rubredoxin, protein MQKYQCTVCMYIYDPEEGDPDGDGGVVVEPGTPFEDVPEDWVCPDCGVGKDLFEPY, encoded by the coding sequence ATGCAAAAATATCAGTGCACAGTTTGTATGTATATTTATGATCCAGAAGAAGGCGATCCTGATGGAGACGGAGGGGTTGTTGTAGAACCTGGAACTCCATTCGAAGATGTTCCTGAAGATTGGGTTTGCCCGGATTGTGGTGTTGGCAAAGATTTATTTGAACCTTATTAA
- a CDS encoding M42 family metallopeptidase, whose translation MNSQELIKELCETTAVTGHETNIVPLLKSAFEDFVDDFQIDKLGNFAAVKKGNSDKENPPKILLAAHMDEIGLMVKKIDENGFIKFSTVGGIDPRTLPGQKVKVHGKESITGIIGAMPPHLLSAEDMDSKAYKLDELYIDTGYSEEELNEIISIGDVISMDRELLSLHNDYVSGKALDDRAGVLMMIEAAKELQRLNHEIDVYFVATVQEEIGVKGAITSTYDIFPDLGIAIDVCHGLMPGVNNSEASKMNDGPAIALGPQVHQDIFALLKDEASKRSIPYQIETNNSPFGTDAAGMQIARSGVATALISIPLRYMHTSVELISLNDVKYGAQLLASSIAAIDDEFLEGLRCY comes from the coding sequence ATGAATAGTCAAGAATTAATTAAAGAATTATGTGAAACAACTGCTGTAACAGGGCATGAAACTAATATTGTACCATTACTTAAATCGGCATTTGAAGATTTTGTTGATGATTTTCAGATAGATAAACTTGGAAACTTTGCTGCTGTTAAAAAAGGGAACTCTGATAAAGAGAATCCTCCTAAGATTTTACTGGCAGCCCATATGGATGAAATAGGCCTAATGGTGAAAAAGATTGATGAAAATGGCTTTATAAAGTTTTCAACAGTTGGAGGAATAGATCCTAGAACATTACCTGGACAGAAAGTCAAGGTCCATGGGAAAGAATCTATTACAGGGATTATTGGAGCAATGCCTCCTCATTTATTATCTGCTGAAGATATGGATTCCAAAGCTTATAAGCTTGATGAACTATATATTGATACAGGTTATTCAGAAGAAGAATTAAATGAGATAATATCAATTGGTGATGTAATTTCAATGGATAGAGAACTTTTATCATTACATAATGATTATGTTAGTGGTAAAGCTCTTGACGATAGAGCTGGCGTTTTAATGATGATAGAGGCAGCTAAAGAATTACAGAGATTAAACCATGAGATTGATGTATATTTTGTTGCCACTGTTCAGGAAGAAATAGGTGTTAAGGGAGCAATTACATCTACCTATGATATTTTTCCTGATCTGGGTATTGCAATAGATGTCTGTCATGGCCTGATGCCAGGGGTTAATAATAGTGAGGCTTCTAAAATGAATGATGGCCCGGCTATAGCTTTAGGACCTCAGGTACATCAGGATATTTTTGCATTATTAAAAGATGAAGCTTCAAAGAGGAGTATTCCATATCAGATAGAAACAAATAACTCTCCTTTTGGAACTGATGCAGCAGGAATGCAGATAGCAAGAAGTGGTGTGGCCACTGCTTTAATTTCCATACCTTTAAGGTATATGCATACCTCTGTAGAGTTAATATCTTTAAATGATGTTAAATATGGTGCACAGTTGCTGGCAAGCAGTATTGCGGCAATTGATGATGAGTTTCTGGAGGGATTAAGATGTTATTAG